In Phocoena phocoena chromosome 8, mPhoPho1.1, whole genome shotgun sequence, the following are encoded in one genomic region:
- the TUB gene encoding tubby protein homolog produces MTSKPHSDWIPYSVLDDEGSNLRQQKLDRQRALLEQKQKKKRQEPLMVQANADGRPRSRRARQSEEQAPLVESYLSSSGSASYQVQEADSLASVPLGAARPTAPASAKRTKAAAAAGGQGAASGKEKKGRHKGTSGPAALAEDRPEARGPMRILTVGRSDHARDEGETAAGGGTRPSGQDIRATMQRKGVSSSMSFEEEEEDEDENSSSSSQLNSNTRPSSATSRKSIREAASAPSPPAPEPSVDVEVQDLEEFVLRPAPQGITIKCRITRDKKGMDRGMYPTYFLHLDREDGKKVFLLAGRKRKKSKTSNYLISVDPTDLSRGGDSYVGKLRSNLMGTKFTVYDNGVNPQKASSTLESGTLRQELAAVCYETNVLGFKGPRKMSVVVPGMTMVHERVCIRPRNEHETLLSRWQNKNTESIIELQNKTPVWNDDTQSYVLNFHGRVTQASVKNFQIIHGNDPDYIVMQFGRVAEDVFTMDYNYPLCALQAFAIALSSFDSKLACE; encoded by the exons TGTCTTAGATGATGAGGGCAGCAACCTGCGGCAGCAGAAGCTCGATCGGCAG CGGGCCCTGCTGGAGCAGAAGCAGAAGAAGAAGCGCCAGGAGCCCCTGATGGTGCAGGCCAACGCCGACGGGCGGCCCCGGAGCCGGCGGGCCCGGCAGTCGGAGGAGCAGGCCCCCCTGGTGGAGTCCTACCTCAGCAGCAGTGGCAGTGCCAGCTACCAAG TTCAGGAGGCCGACTCGCTTGCCAGTGTGCCACTGGGAGCTGCCCGCCCCACAGCGCCAGCCTCAGCCAAGAGAACCAAGGCAGCCGCCGCGGCGGGGGGCCAGGGCGCGGCCtctgggaaggagaagaaggggaggCACAAAG GCACCAGCGGGCCAGCAGCACTGGCAGAAGACAGGCCCGAGGCCCGAGGCCCCATGCGGATCCTGACTGTGGGCCGGTCGGACCACGCCCGGGACGAGGGGGAGACAGCCGCCGGTGGGGGCACACGGCCCAGTGGGCAGGACATCCGTGCCACGATGCAGAGGAAGG GCGTCTCCAGCAGCATGAGCTtcgaagaggaggaggaggatgaggaCGAGAacagctccagctcctcccagCTGAACAGCAACACCCGCCCCAGCTCTGCGACAAGCAGGAAGTCCATCAGG GAGgcagcctcagcccccagccccccagccccagagccGTCAGTGGATGTTGAGGTCCAGGATCTTGAGGAGTTCGTCCTGAGGCCGGCCCCACAGGGGATCACCATCAAGTGCCGCATCACACGGGACAAGAAGGGCATGGACCGGGGCATGTACCCCACCTACTTTCTGCACCTGGACCGTGAGGATGGGAAGAAG GTGTTCCTCCTGgcgggaaggaagagaaagaagagtaaaACTTCCAATTACCTCATCTCTGTGGACCCAACAGACTTGTCTCGAGGAGGGGACAGCTACGTCGGGAAACTGCG GTCCAACCTCATGGGCACAAAGTTCACCGTTTATGACAATGGAGTCAACCCTCAGAAGGCATCATCTACTTTGGAAAGTGGAACCTTACGTCAGGAGCTGGCTGCTGTATGCTAC GAAACAAATGTTTTAGGTTTCAAGGGGCCACGGAAGATGAGTGTGGTTGTCCCAGGCATGACCATGGTTCACGAGAGAGTCTGTATCCGGCCCCGCAAC GAGCATGAGACGCTGCTATCACGCTGGCAAAATAAGAACACGGAGAGTATCATCGAGCTGCAGAACAAGACACCTGTCTGGAATGACGACACGCAGTCCTACGTACTCAACTTCCACGGGCGCGTCACTCAGGCCTCCGTGAAGAACTTCCAGATCATCCACGGCAATGACC CGGACTACATTGTGATGCAGTTTGGCCGTGTAGCGGAGGACGTGTTCACCATGGATTACAACTACCCATTGTGTGCGCTGCAGGCCTTTGCCATTGCCCTGTCCAGTTTCGACAGCAAGCTGGCCTGCGAGTAG